Below is a window of Syngnathus acus chromosome 8, fSynAcu1.2, whole genome shotgun sequence DNA.
TGCGCAAAATGATGACAACATTTTGACCCTTTTTCTGCTAAATTTTCCAAAAGATTGCAATATCCTTCTATTCTGGAACGTGAAAAATATGCTTACATTTCTGACTGACAAATGACGGCTATTCTAATTGCGCGTTTGTTAAGCACTGTACGTACGCTTAGACTGGTGAAGGAATATATTAATATCAAAGTCATACACATGCTTACGTACTAATAACTTAGGATATGAAAGATGAATCGTAGAAAATTGTCTTTCTATACTATGTTTCGGTTGTGAGGTCTTTGAGTTGTGTGGTACGGTTATCCCAGCCCCCGTCGGGCCAGCGCCTCTCGAGCCAGGACCTGATTGGCTCTGGAGAGCAGCACGCAAACGCAGGACGAATCGATGCGGATCCACCTCCACCCCATCCGGTTGTTGGCGTCCTTGGTGAGGGCGCGCACGTACGACTTTTTGGCCTTGCACTCACTCACCCACTGCTTCTTATCTACGCCAAGGCAGCCGGCGCCCGCCACCCCGGTGGGCTGCGACTGCGGCGCCCCCCTGCCGGCCGGCCCTTGGCTCTTCTGTAGCTCGGCCTGGCGGCAGCGAGTCTCGTAAAAGTACTGCTTGAGCGGTCCCGTCTGGGTCTGAATGTCCTGCAAGACGGTGACCTCCTGGCCCCGCGAGTCCACGGCCGTCTTCTTGTCTGTCACCCAGACGCTCTCGGCCTCACAAACTGACTTCTCGCCCCGCCGGCGGTCCATCAAATGCGAGCGCTTGTCCCTCTTGAGGGGGCGGCCCACATCGGACGCAAATCCTGACGTGTTGCTCCACCCGAGGCCCCGATCGCCGTGACCCTCCGCGTAGGCGTCGTCTAGTTCCACCGCGTCCTCCCCCATGAGCCCGCCCTCCAGCATGAGCAGGAGGGGCGGGTGCTCAGGGGGCGACGGCGACGAAGAGAACAGGACCCGCGGGTGGGCGTCGAGAAACATCTCGTCCCCTTCTAGGAGGCCCTCCAGGATGCCCAACCCCACCTCCCGGGTGGCGTTGACTGCGCCGCTCGCAGGCGTGGGTGCCGCACCCCTTGGTGTGGCCCCCCTCCTCGACACGTTCCTGAGCTGCTCCGCGGTAACGGTCGTCGCGGATCCTCTTGGAGTCCTTGGCCCGGCGGATGCAGGACTTTGGATGATCTGAGTTTCCACCTCAGAGACTTGCGTGGGTCCATTTGCGGAGTCCAGGAAACCGCCTTCCAGCCTGGTGTGGTCTGGTCGACTGCGGTTCTCTCCCCTATGAACGGCACTCCTTTCCGCCGAGGTCTGGGTGCGGTTCCCCAGGGCGTCGGCGTTGTAGTCCGTTTGCGAGGCATTTCCCTGGGAGTTGTAGTCCACGGTGAGGCGACGCCGCTCGTCGTCCACGCTAGCGGCGGAGGCGATCCTGGACATGGGCTTGTGAGGGAAGGGCAGGGCCGAGGCgatcaccatggcaaccaggGGAAGCCAGTGCATCACTCCCAGGACGTATCAGCTGGGCGGGCGggcaagagagagagcgagagagagagagttacTTGAGGAATGTGCTTGATGCCATTACGCTAAGTGGCTCAATTAAGACGTAAACCAGGCAGATTTTACGGGGGGCACGCAACTTTATGAGCTCAAGCAAGCAGAAGTCTTCCAATCTTGGCACAACCTGTGGAAAAAAGAATCCACATAATAGTCCCGCCTGGTCGTCCTCCGCTTCCTTCACATAGTCATCCTACACACGCTTGTGCACACAAACGCAAACACTCACTATGACACGTACGTTctcacatagacacacacacacactcagaggGGTTGACCTTGAAAGGCGAGCCAGTTTGGAATGTGCGCAGGTTCAAAACTTTCCACATGAAAGCCACCAAGGAAGCACACACGCACCTCCATTCTAAAGCTTTGAACGTCACTCATTCATAAAAccttttaaaagtcaaattgaCACTTAAGATCACTTTTTAAGCACAGAACATTGTTcctattttatttacttgtaCTAAAAAGTAAGATGTATAGATTAGAGCTGAGAATGCTTGTTCAAACACTAAACAAATGTAATTATTGTCATCAAATTTAGTGTCACCATAAATCCGTAGTTCAATCTGCACCACCTGAAAAGCAGAGGTGGCATCTACAAAGCTGATGTGGTTTGAGTGCCGCTGCTTTCTGGCCAAGTGTCGATCTCGCCAACTCCAGCTCACTTTTACAACATTCCAAACGGGTTGCTGATACAACCTGGACACGATTATTAGTCCAGTGATGAGCAGGACAAGTCAAATAAGACACTCCCTCCCTTCAAGTACCTTTGACACGTGACATCACAAAGATAAGTCATGAGTCAAGATGACAGCgtgagcgtgcgtgtgtgactCAGCGAGAAAGCACGACGAGGATGCCACCGCTGCTTGCGAGCGAGGGGAGGCCAGCTTatggaaaaagtaaaaaaaaaaaaaaaaaggcggaaTGACTGGAATGCCAGTGATGCAGCGTTGACGAGGCTCCATTTAGGTCACATTAAGGTCAAGACGTGTATCTTGAGGAGAAGctcacaaatgttttgtcaGTCGGCAAACGCGTGTGACAGAACAAAAGTCGGCGTGTTGACAGGCCTTCTAAAGTCATGCGTCAACCCCGCCCTGCTGATGAAAAGCTGCATCAACTTCCCGTGTTGAGGCCAGGCGTGGGCACGCCAGGAAAGCTCCGTCTTTGCTGATGACTATCAGCGTTTTGTTCCTTCTTCATCTGACATCATTGTTAGCATGCAGTGTACGGAAATCTAGTTAGGGTAGCCTGGATGCCTCCCTGCCGGAGCGGAACGGGCAgggactatgtctctcggctgggcTCTTGATTCACCGGGATGAAGTGGTTGGGGGGAGAGGGAAGCCTCCCTGCTGAAGCTGCTTCCCCCCGACTCCGGTAGGTAAAGTTTGCAATGATAATAAACACTTGTTGTCATAGATGTTCAAAGTAACCTGACAGTGCTCTTCTCCAAAGGATCTTTTGGAAAAATCATCCCTCTCCGGTTCGACCGGCTGCATACAAACGGCTTCAACCGCAGGCGCAGACGTGAGCGTTTGCCATCTTGTCATCAGGTAAGCGGATCGCCTCCCTTTTGTTTGGAATTAATTGTACAttccaaaaaatacaacaccaaATCGATAACATTTCGTTTTTGGCAATTTTCCATCACTAACTGTTGTAACGTGTTGTCATCAGGTGCGTTCAGTGCAATGACGCCATCGTCAAAGGCAAATCCCGGCAGTTAACACGCCCCTCACACACACGGGGCAATTATACCTCTGACACAGTGTGTActagtgtgcgtgtgtgtcacattaagtgtttttgtgtctcTTGCTCAACACTTGATGATCAGTGCGCTCCATTTGCTCCCGTCACACGCTTGGCTGGTGCACGCCTCAACAAAGACCCtccaccgtgtgtgtgtgctaatgctaacaaatgGAGGGGAAACAAACAAGGGGCGAAGCAGCAAACGCCCCCAGCCCACAAGTCATGTAAAAAACATCATCCTTGAGTGAAGGACTCggttgaaacaaaaacatccccACAGAAGCCCGGTCACTTTTTACTGCGGAACCACTGGCACCCAGTAAAAAGTAGCCGGCGGAAACGTCAATGCGGCCTTCAAAGGCTTGCAATTTTGCGCTCTGAACGTGACAGGAAAAGGTCCCCACCTCCCAACGCAGGAAGGCCCGAAGCAGGTCCACACCTGGCAACTCATCGTGTGCTATTAGCCTGTTAGCTTGCTAATCCAAAATGATGGCTGTTGAGCTCCATTGTCCAACAGTAATCCGCACACtttcatcttaaaaaaaaaaaaagtagcaggCACAGGGAAAACATGCAAGTAATGGAAATATCCACTGGCGTTTTCTGCCATGCGTAATAATTGAGGCCACACACAGCAGCATTTTGAATCGTGAAACAGTTTTCACTCAGTATCATGAATTACGTCGATCGGCGTTAATTTGAGGAATTTGTGCTCTCTTAGTCGTAGAAGAGATCCGGCAGGAAAATTTAAAGCGTGGGCCGTCACTGCCGGTGGCCAGGTTTTAAGGCCTGCGTTGATGTCAAATTAGCTGAATGAAACACATCTGCGCTTTATGTTGCCTGTTCAAGCGTGCGTGACATTTATGAAATATAGTGGCAAAAACTCTATAGGAAACCTatgacacattttaaattacGCCATAATACAAAGTTGAGTCATGTATTTCATGAACTGAAATACAAGTTGTGAAAAAAAGTAGACAAAGTAAAGAACAAAAACCAGTCAAAACCTAACTTTGCCAACAAGCGACGACGCGGCTGGCAATGCACGCTAAACCACAAAAAGCCAacgaaaaagcaaaacatcatTCTCTCATTCACTGTCGGATGTCAGGCAGAGTTCCGCTTTCAGCTCTTCACAGCAGCTCCTTTTGCAGTAATTGGCACCAAAAAGTTTCAAGTGACTTTAGAGGCGGATTACTCCTGACAATCTGGCTCAAACTCGCACATTTCCGACTTCACTTGACGTAACTTGTGTCACCAAAGAAGAAGAGAATCGTTTGACGTCATACAAACGTTTTGTACGACGTTAGA
It encodes the following:
- the LOC119125732 gene encoding venom nerve growth factor, producing the protein MHWLPLVAMVIASALPFPHKPMSRIASAASVDDERRRLTVDYNSQGNASQTDYNADALGNRTQTSAERSAVHRGENRSRPDHTRLEGGFLDSANGPTQVSEVETQIIQSPASAGPRTPRGSATTVTAEQLRNVSRRGATPRGAAPTPASGAVNATREVGLGILEGLLEGDEMFLDAHPRVLFSSSPSPPEHPPLLLMLEGGLMGEDAVELDDAYAEGHGDRGLGWSNTSGFASDVGRPLKRDKRSHLMDRRRGEKSVCEAESVWVTDKKTAVDSRGQEVTVLQDIQTQTGPLKQYFYETRCRQAELQKSQGPAGRGAPQSQPTGVAGAGCLGVDKKQWVSECKAKKSYVRALTKDANNRMGWRWIRIDSSCVCVLLSRANQVLAREALARRGLG